A stretch of the Chondrinema litorale genome encodes the following:
- a CDS encoding DUF4199 domain-containing protein — MTRKVLIFGLATGFINIIIGLSTAPLWMEHMDFSTGEILGYVSILLALTMVYIEVRSYRDSELDGVISFGKALGVGVLIVLIASVIYVIGWSLYYKYMMPDFQDRFLDYSIMQINQSDFTETEKQTQIKEMTSWMESYKNPLVMMAFTFLEFFPIGFIVALISAFILSRKKS; from the coding sequence ATGACAAGAAAAGTACTCATATTCGGATTGGCTACCGGATTTATTAATATTATAATTGGCCTTAGCACTGCGCCTCTCTGGATGGAACATATGGATTTTTCTACCGGAGAGATTTTAGGATATGTTAGCATTTTGCTTGCTTTAACTATGGTTTACATTGAAGTAAGATCGTACAGAGATTCAGAGTTAGATGGAGTAATCAGTTTTGGTAAAGCTTTAGGAGTGGGTGTGTTAATTGTACTAATAGCTTCGGTAATTTATGTAATAGGCTGGTCGCTGTATTATAAATATATGATGCCCGATTTTCAAGATAGATTTTTAGATTATTCTATCATGCAAATTAATCAGAGCGATTTTACAGAAACAGAGAAGCAAACTCAAATAAAAGAAATGACAAGTTGGATGGAATCTTATAAAAATCCACTAGTGATGATGGCTTTTACATTTCTAGAATTTTTTCCAATTGGGTTTATTGTTGCCCTTATTTCAGCTTTTATTCTAAGTCGTAAAAAATCTTAA
- a CDS encoding VOC family protein codes for MENKKGKVTGVGGIFFKCKDPEKLKIWYRDNLGFEVDKYGVLFESSKDEAPGKKAYLQWSLFSEDSKYLAPSPKDFMVNYRVVNLEALAEQLKADGVNILDEIETYEYGKFLHIMDPENNKIELWEPVDSSFDD; via the coding sequence ATGGAAAATAAAAAAGGTAAAGTAACCGGAGTTGGAGGTATATTTTTTAAATGCAAAGATCCTGAAAAACTTAAAATCTGGTATCGTGATAATTTGGGTTTTGAAGTAGATAAATACGGAGTTTTGTTTGAATCATCAAAAGATGAAGCTCCGGGCAAAAAAGCTTATTTACAATGGAGTCTTTTTAGCGAAGATTCAAAATATTTAGCACCTTCTCCTAAAGATTTTATGGTTAACTATCGGGTTGTAAATCTCGAAGCTCTTGCCGAGCAGTTAAAAGCAGATGGCGTAAACATTCTCGACGAAATTGAGACATATGAGTATGGAAAGTTTCTGCATATAATGGACCCTGAAAATAACAAGATAGAATTATGGGAACCTGTAGATTCTTCTTTCGACGATTAA
- a CDS encoding CGNR zinc finger domain-containing protein produces MESVSNIHILSISGGHLSFDFINTVSSRQENSENYDYFQTYHDFLLWCQRLEILTEESTDNLSTFSKRHPKITDQTLSKIVAVREDLYILFFHIVKTGIAGIPEKVLQKFNYYVSEALSQIKLDLKDDKFVSSFSDLKNPLEEPLCIILKTTADLLMAGDYQRIKQCGNCDWLFLDTTKNNKKRWCSASTCGSVEKSKRYYQKRKSKKTS; encoded by the coding sequence ATGGAAAGTGTAAGTAATATACATATTTTAAGCATATCAGGTGGGCATCTTAGTTTTGATTTTATCAATACAGTAAGTTCAAGGCAAGAGAATTCAGAAAACTACGACTATTTTCAGACGTATCACGATTTTTTATTGTGGTGTCAGAGGCTAGAGATATTAACAGAAGAAAGTACAGATAACCTGTCTACGTTTTCAAAAAGACATCCAAAAATTACAGATCAAACATTGTCTAAAATAGTAGCAGTAAGGGAAGATTTGTACATACTATTTTTCCATATTGTAAAAACTGGAATAGCTGGAATTCCAGAAAAAGTATTGCAAAAATTTAATTATTATGTAAGTGAGGCGCTCAGTCAAATAAAATTAGATTTAAAAGATGATAAGTTTGTATCGTCATTCAGCGATCTAAAAAATCCACTAGAAGAACCATTGTGCATTATTCTAAAAACCACAGCCGATTTACTTATGGCAGGTGACTATCAAAGAATTAAACAATGTGGCAATTGCGATTGGCTATTTTTAGATACAACTAAGAATAATAAGAAGAGATGGTGTAGTGCATCAACTTGCGGTAGTGTAGAAAAATCAAAAAGATATTATCAGAAAAGAAAAAGTAAGAAAACTTCTTAA
- a CDS encoding carbohydrate-binding domain-containing protein — translation MNKGKFMLIALCFSLLTLFVSCEDDIVDPVEDDSDDEIEVVDDTSDEVDAENGEDHESSDDYTWDESSEIVITLSGSSITTDASEVTVDGSIATITSAGNYRISGSLSDGQIIVDTDDSETVRLILDGVNITSSNSSPLYIASAEKTIVILPEGSDNYLTDTQNYVFEGDDDEPDAALFSKDDLSIYGEGTLTVDGNYNEAIKSKDGLIIASGNLNVTSVDDGIQGKDYLIVRDGNIVIDADGDGLKSSNDEETELGYITIESGTFNITAGADGIQAETDITITGGDFTIIAGGGSDSYLGSDDSAKGIKSVVVTIIDGGTFNLNTADDAIHSDGSVIINGGDFEISTGDDGLHSDESLTINGGNINVIESYEGIESGVITINDGEIHVISSDDGLNVAGGNDSSGGWGGHGAGSGSSSSYYLYINGGYIVVNATGDGLDANGSIVMTDGVVLVNGPTSSGNGALDYDQSFSISGGYLIAAGSSGMAQAPSSSSEQSSILVTFNNSQTAEKIVSLQTSDGTDIVTFAPAKKYQSIVISTPELTSGSSYNLYLGGSSTGTETDGLYEGGTYTPGSTYSSFVLSGTVTRIN, via the coding sequence ATGAATAAGGGAAAATTTATGCTCATAGCCTTGTGCTTCAGTTTATTAACGCTTTTTGTATCCTGCGAAGATGATATTGTTGATCCTGTTGAAGATGATAGCGATGATGAAATTGAGGTAGTTGATGACACCAGCGACGAAGTTGATGCTGAAAACGGAGAAGATCATGAGTCTTCTGATGATTATACTTGGGATGAGTCTAGCGAAATAGTTATTACTCTTAGTGGTTCATCAATTACTACAGATGCCTCTGAAGTAACTGTAGATGGTAGTATAGCCACAATTACCAGTGCAGGTAATTATAGAATTAGTGGTTCATTAAGCGACGGGCAAATTATTGTTGATACCGACGATAGCGAAACGGTAAGGTTAATACTAGATGGTGTTAATATTACTAGTTCTAATAGCTCACCTTTATATATAGCAAGTGCCGAAAAAACTATAGTTATTTTGCCTGAGGGGTCTGATAATTATTTAACTGATACCCAAAACTATGTTTTTGAGGGAGATGATGATGAGCCAGATGCTGCACTTTTTAGTAAAGATGATCTTTCAATTTATGGAGAAGGAACACTTACTGTTGATGGTAATTATAATGAGGCAATCAAAAGTAAAGACGGTTTAATAATAGCCAGCGGAAATTTAAATGTAACTTCTGTAGACGATGGTATTCAAGGTAAAGATTATCTTATAGTTAGAGATGGAAACATCGTAATTGATGCAGATGGTGATGGTCTAAAATCGAGTAATGACGAAGAAACAGAACTGGGTTATATAACCATAGAGTCTGGTACTTTTAATATTACTGCTGGTGCTGATGGTATCCAAGCCGAAACAGATATTACTATTACTGGTGGAGACTTTACAATTATAGCTGGTGGAGGTAGTGATAGTTACCTAGGAAGTGATGATTCTGCGAAAGGTATTAAAAGTGTAGTAGTTACCATAATTGATGGTGGAACTTTTAATTTAAATACAGCAGATGATGCCATACATTCAGATGGAAGTGTGATTATCAATGGGGGAGATTTTGAAATATCGACTGGAGATGATGGACTTCACTCAGATGAATCACTTACAATTAATGGTGGTAACATTAATGTGATCGAATCTTATGAGGGTATCGAAAGTGGAGTAATCACTATTAATGATGGAGAGATTCATGTAATTTCTAGTGATGATGGCTTGAATGTAGCTGGCGGAAATGACTCTTCTGGTGGATGGGGCGGACATGGCGCTGGTTCTGGAAGCAGTAGCAGCTATTATCTTTATATAAATGGAGGATACATTGTAGTAAATGCTACTGGTGATGGCTTAGATGCCAATGGCTCTATTGTAATGACTGATGGAGTAGTTTTAGTAAACGGCCCAACTAGTAGTGGAAATGGTGCTTTAGATTACGATCAGTCATTTTCAATTTCTGGCGGATATTTAATTGCAGCAGGAAGTTCAGGTATGGCACAGGCACCAAGTAGCTCTTCAGAACAAAGCTCAATATTAGTTACTTTTAACAATTCACAAACGGCAGAGAAAATAGTGAGCTTACAAACCAGCGATGGAACTGATATTGTAACATTTGCTCCTGCTAAAAAATATCAATCTATTGTTATTTCAACTCCAGAATTAACAAGTGGTAGTTCTTATAATTTGTATCTGGGAGGTAGTTCTACAGGAACAGAAACAGACGGTTTATACGAAGGTGGCACTTATACACCGGGTTCAACATATTCAAGTTTTGTATTATCTGGTACAGTTACCAGAATTAATTGA
- a CDS encoding EamA family transporter has product MNTENTSAQWFIILAFAAIYIIWGTTYLAILIGLEDFPPFLMASFRFIIAAFFLLGWSFYKGERKISLSALKKNFIVGIIVLAGGQGLLIWSEQHIASGYAAVLGATLPVWFVLIDVDHWKSCFSNKFIILGLVLGFVGIVFLFKDQLDIPLVTEEQNNGIIASIAVLLGCMCWVAGTLYYKYKPAPGSISFNLGWQLVCGSVFCFSVSFLTDELSGFSLASVNMKAWFAVSYLAIAGSVVAFIAYSWLLTKKPAAIVGTYAYVNPVIAVILGWILANEMISTDQLSGMVLIIISAMLINFSKSKLFAKRKKVAAR; this is encoded by the coding sequence ATGAATACTGAAAATACTAGTGCACAATGGTTCATCATTTTAGCTTTTGCTGCTATTTACATTATTTGGGGAACCACCTATTTAGCAATTTTAATAGGGTTAGAAGATTTTCCACCATTCTTAATGGCATCTTTTCGCTTTATAATTGCAGCATTTTTTTTATTGGGTTGGAGTTTCTATAAAGGTGAAAGAAAAATCAGCCTTTCTGCTCTTAAGAAAAATTTTATTGTGGGTATAATCGTACTTGCTGGTGGCCAAGGTTTGTTAATCTGGTCTGAACAACATATTGCATCTGGCTATGCTGCTGTATTGGGAGCAACATTACCAGTTTGGTTTGTTTTAATAGATGTTGATCATTGGAAAAGCTGCTTTTCTAATAAATTTATTATACTCGGATTAGTACTTGGCTTTGTCGGAATTGTCTTTCTATTTAAAGATCAACTAGATATTCCATTGGTAACCGAAGAGCAAAATAATGGTATAATTGCCTCTATTGCTGTTTTGCTTGGCTGTATGTGTTGGGTAGCTGGAACACTATATTATAAGTATAAACCTGCTCCGGGTTCTATATCTTTTAACCTTGGTTGGCAACTTGTATGTGGCAGTGTATTTTGTTTTTCTGTAAGTTTTTTAACAGATGAACTTAGTGGCTTTTCACTTGCATCTGTAAATATGAAAGCTTGGTTCGCAGTAAGCTATTTGGCTATTGCAGGTTCTGTAGTTGCATTTATTGCCTATAGCTGGCTACTCACAAAAAAACCTGCTGCAATTGTGGGTACATATGCTTATGTAAATCCGGTAATTGCTGTAATATTAGGTTGGATACTAGCCAATGAAATGATTAGTACAGATCAATTAAGTGGAATGGTACTTATTATAATAAGTGCTATGCTGATTAACTTTTCTAAATCAAAACTTTTTGCAAAAAGGAAGAAAGTGGCTGCCAGATAA
- the blaOXA gene encoding class D beta-lactamase: protein MKSILSLIILLISISNLSAQQKNVKHHFKKYKENGSIVIYNQNKDSFFYYDSARCSQQFIPASTFKIFNSLVAFETGVIPDTSFIMKWDGVKRNYDSWNQDLNIAKAFKYSAVWFYQEIARQVGEEKMQYYIDKNHYGNQNIQGGIDMFWLDGELRISQLEQIDLLRKLYHNELEFSNKNQDLVKAIMLNEKNDKYALYAKTGWSVINQMNYGWFVGWVERDGNVYYFATNISAKNADKDFGADRKNITFEVLKDFKIID, encoded by the coding sequence ATGAAAAGCATACTCTCGCTAATTATTCTGCTAATCTCAATTTCGAATTTATCTGCACAGCAAAAAAATGTAAAACATCATTTTAAAAAGTATAAAGAAAATGGGTCTATTGTAATTTATAATCAAAACAAAGACTCATTTTTTTATTACGATTCAGCTAGATGTTCGCAACAGTTTATTCCAGCATCCACATTTAAAATTTTTAACTCTTTAGTAGCTTTTGAAACTGGCGTAATACCAGATACCAGTTTTATAATGAAATGGGATGGTGTTAAAAGAAATTACGATAGCTGGAATCAAGATTTAAACATTGCCAAAGCGTTTAAATATTCTGCAGTTTGGTTCTATCAAGAAATTGCCAGACAAGTTGGCGAAGAAAAAATGCAGTATTACATAGATAAGAACCATTATGGAAACCAAAATATACAAGGTGGAATAGACATGTTTTGGTTAGATGGAGAATTAAGAATATCTCAACTCGAACAAATAGATTTACTAAGAAAACTCTACCACAACGAACTAGAATTTAGTAATAAAAACCAGGATTTGGTAAAAGCCATTATGCTGAATGAGAAAAATGATAAATACGCTCTGTATGCCAAAACTGGTTGGAGCGTAATTAATCAAATGAATTATGGTTGGTTTGTAGGTTGGGTAGAAAGAGATGGAAATGTCTATTATTTTGCTACTAATATTTCAGCTAAAAATGCTGATAAAGATTTTGGAGCAGATAGAAAAAACATCACTTTCGAAGTTTTAAAAGATTTTAAAATAATCGATTAA
- a CDS encoding GNAT family N-acetyltransferase, protein MIDKELEDSRVKIEPLEWKHFELMLPISLADLDMLKYSPARFGSEDYLKDFFKNAFHQSNRGLRYPFAIYDKKDKQYVGSTSYGNISKKDLRLEIGWTWLGTKYQRTGINRHSKFLLLQYAFETLKFERVEFKTDSRNKQSRRSLESIGAKYEGELRSHTLLPDGARRDTVFYSILLSEWPEIKRTVFSKF, encoded by the coding sequence TTGATCGACAAGGAACTTGAAGATAGTAGGGTTAAAATCGAACCTCTAGAGTGGAAGCATTTTGAATTAATGTTACCTATCTCATTAGCAGATTTGGATATGTTAAAGTATTCTCCTGCACGATTTGGATCTGAAGATTACTTGAAAGATTTTTTTAAAAATGCATTTCATCAAAGTAATAGGGGATTAAGATATCCATTTGCAATTTACGATAAGAAAGATAAGCAATATGTAGGAAGTACTAGCTATGGTAACATATCAAAGAAAGACCTCAGACTCGAAATAGGTTGGACTTGGCTAGGAACAAAGTATCAAAGAACCGGTATTAATCGCCACAGCAAATTTTTATTGCTTCAATACGCATTTGAAACCCTAAAATTCGAAAGAGTAGAGTTTAAAACAGACAGTAGAAATAAGCAATCAAGAAGATCACTTGAAAGCATAGGTGCTAAATACGAAGGAGAACTTAGAAGCCATACATTATTGCCAGATGGCGCTAGAAGAGATACTGTATTTTATAGTATTTTACTATCGGAATGGCCAGAAATAAAAAGGACTGTTTTTTCGAAATTTTAA